Proteins encoded by one window of Ramlibacter tataouinensis:
- a CDS encoding heavy-metal-associated domain-containing protein, with translation MHEFKLPDMSCGHCVKAVTEAAQEVDPQAKVQVDLGRKQATVESAQPREKFAAALAEAGYPPA, from the coding sequence ATGCATGAATTCAAGCTGCCCGACATGAGCTGCGGCCACTGCGTGAAGGCGGTGACCGAAGCGGCGCAGGAGGTCGATCCGCAGGCGAAGGTGCAGGTGGACCTGGGACGCAAGCAGGCGACGGTGGAATCGGCGCAGCCCAGGGAGAAGTTCGCCGCGGCGCTGGCCGAGGCGGGGTATCCGCCGGCGTGA
- the cueR gene encoding Cu(I)-responsive transcriptional regulator encodes MADAGPWNIGEAARRSGVSAKMVRHYESLGLLPAVHRTDSGYRQYGEREVHTLRFIRRARDLGFSMAEIAELVKLWQNRRRSSHEVHRIASKHVEELTRKLEEMETMRRTLQHLVDCCHGDERPDCPILDELESGGHACRH; translated from the coding sequence ATGGCTGATGCCGGACCCTGGAACATCGGCGAGGCGGCGCGCCGCTCGGGCGTGTCGGCCAAGATGGTGCGCCACTACGAGTCGCTCGGCCTGCTGCCGGCCGTGCACCGCACCGACTCGGGCTACCGCCAGTACGGCGAGCGCGAGGTGCACACGCTGCGCTTCATCCGCCGCGCGCGCGACCTCGGCTTCTCGATGGCCGAGATCGCCGAGCTGGTCAAGCTGTGGCAGAACCGCCGCCGCTCCAGCCACGAGGTGCACCGCATCGCCAGCAAGCACGTCGAGGAACTCACGCGCAAGCTGGAGGAGATGGAAACCATGCGGCGCACCCTGCAGCACCTGGTGGACTGCTGCCATGGCGACGAGCGGCCGGACTGCCCGATCCTCGACGAGCTCGAGAGTGGCGGGCATGCGTGCCGGCATTGA
- a CDS encoding heavy metal translocating P-type ATPase, with translation MNTATLSLPPAAPPVRLQIEGMTCASCVNRVEKALKKVPGVGSAEVNLATETAEVALLDPATDVTALSAAVEKAGYHAHVLQAEEAPAEPPDNVLHSAWPVIAAAVLSLPLLAQMVPMAAGSDWMLPGWLQWALATPVQFWLGARFYRAGWAALRAGSGNMDLLVAIGTSAAYGLSVWQLLAHGEHGMPHLYFEASAVVITLVLLGKWLEGRAKRQTTAAIRALNALRPDVARVQRDGREVELPVAQLVLGDRLVVRPGERVPADGEVLEGSSHLDESMITGESLPVAKHAGDRVTGGSVNAEGLLVLRATALGAESTLARIVRLVESAQAKKAPIQRLVDQVSAVFVPVVLVLALLTLLGWGLATGHWEAAILNAVAVLVIACPCALGLATPAAIMAGTGVAARRGILIKDAEALEVAHKLDVVAFDKTGTLTEGRPRLVAFEPAGVERGELLRLAAALQAGSEHPLARAVVNAAQEQSIAVPASEGVKAVAGRGVSGRLEGRELRLGSTRWMAELGIDTGPLAAVAAQAQSSGQTVSWLAEAGAAPRLLGMLAFGDTLKASAAEAIALLHRLGVRTALVSGDNAGAAGAVARQLGMDDVRAEVLPQDKARIIGELKAGHGTVAMVGDGINDAPALAAADVGIAMSTGTDVAMHAAGITLMRGDPALVADAIDISHRTYAKIRQNLFWAFVYNVVGIPLAAFGLLSPVLAGAAMAFSSVSVVTNALLLRRWKGARHG, from the coding sequence ATGAACACCGCCACCCTGTCCTTGCCCCCCGCCGCGCCGCCCGTGCGGCTGCAGATCGAGGGCATGACCTGCGCCTCCTGCGTCAACCGCGTGGAGAAGGCGCTCAAGAAAGTCCCCGGCGTCGGCTCGGCCGAGGTCAACCTCGCCACCGAGACCGCCGAAGTCGCACTGCTCGATCCGGCCACCGACGTGACCGCCCTGTCCGCCGCCGTCGAGAAGGCGGGCTACCACGCGCACGTGCTGCAGGCGGAAGAAGCGCCGGCCGAGCCGCCCGACAACGTGCTTCACAGCGCCTGGCCGGTGATCGCCGCGGCGGTCCTGTCGCTGCCGCTGCTGGCGCAGATGGTGCCGATGGCCGCCGGCAGCGACTGGATGCTGCCCGGCTGGCTGCAGTGGGCACTGGCCACGCCGGTGCAGTTCTGGCTGGGTGCGCGCTTCTACCGCGCCGGCTGGGCCGCGCTGCGCGCCGGCAGCGGCAACATGGACCTGCTGGTGGCCATCGGCACCTCGGCCGCCTATGGCCTGAGCGTGTGGCAGCTGCTCGCGCACGGCGAGCACGGCATGCCGCACCTGTACTTCGAGGCTTCGGCGGTGGTGATCACGCTGGTGCTGCTGGGCAAGTGGCTGGAAGGCCGGGCCAAGCGCCAGACCACCGCTGCCATCCGTGCGCTCAACGCGCTGCGGCCCGACGTGGCGCGCGTGCAGCGCGACGGCCGCGAGGTCGAACTGCCGGTCGCGCAGCTGGTGCTGGGCGACCGCCTGGTGGTGCGCCCCGGCGAGCGCGTGCCGGCCGACGGCGAGGTGCTGGAAGGCAGCAGCCACCTGGACGAATCCATGATCACCGGCGAGAGCCTGCCGGTGGCCAAGCACGCCGGCGACCGCGTGACCGGCGGCTCGGTCAACGCCGAGGGCCTGCTGGTGCTGCGCGCCACCGCGCTGGGCGCCGAGAGCACGCTGGCGCGCATCGTCCGGCTGGTCGAATCGGCGCAGGCGAAGAAGGCGCCGATCCAGCGGCTGGTCGACCAGGTCAGCGCGGTGTTCGTGCCGGTGGTGCTGGTGCTGGCGCTGCTCACCCTGCTGGGCTGGGGCTTGGCCACCGGCCACTGGGAAGCGGCCATCCTCAACGCCGTCGCGGTGCTGGTGATCGCCTGCCCCTGTGCGCTCGGCCTGGCCACGCCGGCGGCCATCATGGCCGGCACCGGCGTGGCGGCGCGGCGCGGCATCCTGATCAAGGACGCCGAAGCGCTGGAAGTCGCGCACAAGCTGGACGTGGTCGCCTTCGACAAGACCGGCACGCTGACCGAGGGCAGGCCGCGGCTGGTCGCCTTCGAGCCGGCCGGCGTCGAGCGCGGCGAGCTGCTGCGCCTGGCGGCCGCGCTGCAGGCCGGCAGCGAGCACCCGCTGGCGCGCGCCGTCGTCAACGCCGCGCAGGAGCAATCGATCGCCGTGCCGGCTTCCGAGGGCGTGAAGGCAGTCGCCGGTCGCGGCGTCTCGGGCCGACTCGAAGGCCGCGAGCTGCGGCTGGGCAGCACGCGCTGGATGGCCGAGCTGGGGATCGACACCGGCCCGCTGGCCGCTGTCGCCGCCCAGGCCCAGTCGTCCGGGCAGACCGTGTCGTGGCTGGCCGAAGCCGGTGCCGCGCCCCGGTTGCTGGGCATGCTCGCGTTCGGCGACACGCTCAAGGCCAGCGCCGCCGAGGCGATCGCGCTGTTGCACCGCCTGGGCGTGCGCACGGCGCTGGTCTCCGGCGACAACGCCGGCGCGGCCGGCGCGGTGGCCAGGCAGCTCGGCATGGACGACGTGCGCGCCGAGGTGCTGCCGCAGGACAAGGCCCGCATCATCGGCGAGCTCAAGGCCGGCCACGGCACCGTGGCCATGGTGGGAGACGGCATCAACGACGCGCCGGCGCTGGCCGCCGCCGACGTCGGCATCGCCATGTCGACCGGCACCGACGTCGCCATGCACGCCGCCGGCATCACGCTGATGCGCGGCGACCCGGCGCTGGTGGCCGACGCCATCGACATCTCGCACCGCACCTACGCCAAGATCCGGCAGAACCTGTTCTGGGCCTTCGTCTACAACGTGGTCGGGATTCCGCTGGCCGCGTTCGGCCTGCTCAGCCCGGTGCTCGCCGGCGCCGCGATGGCCTTCAGCAGCGTCAGCGTGGTGACCAACGCGCTGCTGCTGCGCCGCTGGAAGGGAGCCCGTCATGGCTGA
- a CDS encoding MgtC/SapB family protein produces the protein MSNLPADLIPTLQSIGGALATGLLVGLQRGWQARERPEGGRVAGLRTFTLIGLLGGLLGWGWPGSPWPIAAGLLATGALFAISWRPAADAAGTLSITSAIAGLVTFVLGAIAGQGYPLHAVGAAVGVALLLDLKGPLHRGLRRMQETELDAVLQLGVLSAVILPLLPNQGFGPYQAINPFQLWLAVIFIAALSLLGHWASRWHGAQHGLLWVGVLGGLASSTAATLSLSRSVRATPELARPAAAAVVAANGMMFVRMAVVVSLLLAGAGVRLGALLAAMGAACFAAAAVLWHRRGQRQPASVEGEAKLFDLGTAFGFALALGIVAVLVRAAQDLLGTGGVFAVAFVSGAVDVDAIVLASVQMLGRGELAAGAAAAAIVLAAVANMIVKLGMASTLGGRALGWRVAAGYGAAAATGAALTTVAASLV, from the coding sequence ATGAGCAATCTCCCCGCCGACCTGATCCCCACCCTGCAATCCATCGGCGGTGCGCTCGCCACCGGGCTGCTGGTCGGCCTGCAGCGGGGCTGGCAGGCGCGCGAGCGGCCGGAGGGCGGGCGGGTCGCGGGCCTGCGCACGTTCACGCTGATCGGGCTGCTGGGCGGCCTGCTCGGCTGGGGCTGGCCCGGCTCGCCCTGGCCGATCGCGGCCGGCCTGCTGGCCACCGGCGCGCTGTTCGCCATCTCCTGGCGCCCGGCCGCCGATGCCGCCGGCACCCTCAGCATCACCAGCGCCATCGCGGGCCTGGTCACCTTCGTGCTGGGCGCCATCGCCGGCCAGGGCTACCCGCTCCACGCGGTCGGGGCCGCCGTGGGGGTGGCCCTGCTGCTGGACCTCAAGGGCCCGCTGCACCGGGGCCTGCGCCGCATGCAGGAGACCGAACTCGATGCGGTGCTGCAGCTGGGCGTGCTCAGCGCCGTCATCCTGCCGCTGCTGCCCAATCAGGGCTTCGGCCCCTACCAGGCGATCAACCCGTTCCAGCTCTGGCTGGCGGTGATCTTCATCGCCGCGCTGTCGCTGCTGGGGCACTGGGCCAGCCGCTGGCACGGCGCGCAGCACGGCCTGCTGTGGGTCGGTGTGCTGGGCGGGCTGGCTTCGTCCACCGCCGCCACGCTGTCGCTGTCGCGATCGGTGCGGGCCACGCCGGAACTGGCCAGGCCGGCCGCCGCCGCGGTGGTGGCGGCCAACGGGATGATGTTCGTCCGCATGGCGGTGGTCGTGTCGCTGCTGCTGGCCGGCGCCGGCGTGCGGCTGGGCGCGCTGCTGGCGGCCATGGGCGCGGCCTGCTTCGCCGCCGCCGCGGTGCTGTGGCATCGGCGCGGCCAGCGGCAGCCGGCGTCGGTGGAGGGCGAAGCCAAGCTGTTCGACCTGGGCACCGCCTTCGGCTTCGCGCTGGCGCTGGGCATCGTCGCCGTGCTGGTGCGCGCGGCGCAGGACCTGCTGGGCACCGGCGGCGTGTTCGCGGTGGCCTTCGTCTCCGGCGCGGTCGACGTCGATGCGATCGTGCTGGCCAGCGTGCAGATGCTGGGTCGGGGCGAGCTGGCGGCCGGCGCGGCTGCCGCGGCCATCGTGCTGGCGGCGGTCGCCAACATGATCGTCAAGCTGGGGATGGCCAGCACGCTCGGCGGCCGTGCGCTCGGCTGGCGCGTGGCCGCCGGCTACGGCGCGGCGGCGGCCACCGGCGCGGCCCTCACGACCGTGGCGGCGTCGCTGGTCTGA
- the sugE gene encoding quaternary ammonium compound efflux SMR transporter SugE yields the protein MAWLVLVVAGLFEVGWAIGLKYTEGFTRLWPTVGTVVAMTISVVLLGLAMRTLPVGTAYAVWTGIGAIGTVILGIVLFGDPATIARLVCVGLILAGIVGLKLTHA from the coding sequence ATGGCCTGGTTGGTGCTGGTGGTTGCCGGCTTGTTCGAGGTGGGCTGGGCCATCGGCCTGAAGTACACCGAGGGATTCACGCGTCTCTGGCCGACGGTGGGCACGGTCGTCGCGATGACGATCAGCGTGGTGTTGCTGGGGCTGGCGATGCGCACGCTGCCCGTGGGCACCGCCTATGCCGTGTGGACCGGCATCGGCGCCATCGGCACCGTGATCCTGGGCATCGTGCTGTTCGGCGACCCGGCCACGATCGCGCGGTTGGTGTGCGTGGGGCTGATCCTGGCGGGGATCGTGGGGTTGAAGCTGACGCACGCGTGA
- the msrA gene encoding peptide-methionine (S)-S-oxide reductase MsrA, with product MTDPQTLVLAGGCFWCTEAVFVKVRGITDVESGYSNGHVQRPSYEQVCTGTTGHAEVVKLTYDPAQISTRQILEIFFVVHDPTQLNRQGNDTGTQYRSGIYYTTEEQRQVAEDLIREMGRDKLFGQPIVTEVQPLANYWPAEAYHQDFFEKNPYQGYCVAIAAPKVAKFRKTFAALAKD from the coding sequence ATGACCGATCCCCAAACCCTCGTCCTCGCCGGCGGCTGCTTCTGGTGCACCGAGGCGGTCTTCGTCAAGGTGCGCGGCATCACCGACGTCGAATCCGGCTACAGCAACGGCCACGTCCAGCGCCCCAGCTACGAGCAGGTCTGCACCGGCACCACCGGCCATGCCGAGGTGGTCAAGCTGACCTACGACCCGGCGCAGATCAGCACGCGGCAGATCCTGGAGATCTTCTTCGTCGTGCACGACCCGACCCAGCTCAACCGCCAGGGCAACGACACCGGCACCCAGTACCGCAGCGGCATCTACTACACGACCGAAGAGCAGCGCCAGGTGGCCGAAGACCTGATCCGCGAAATGGGCCGGGACAAGCTGTTCGGCCAGCCCATCGTCACCGAGGTGCAGCCGCTGGCCAACTACTGGCCGGCCGAGGCCTACCACCAGGACTTCTTCGAGAAGAACCCCTACCAGGGCTACTGCGTCGCCATCGCCGCGCCCAAGGTGGCCAAGTTCCGCAAGACCTTCGCGGCGCTGGCGAAGGATTGA